Proteins encoded by one window of Vitis vinifera cultivar Pinot Noir 40024 chromosome 10, ASM3070453v1:
- the LOC104878256 gene encoding uncharacterized protein LOC104878256, with protein MKLKVVNLWCKRYYKKNKKLLYKFPRTFIEKEDAVIIIVCCYLEKIRTKLICKGGNTIKSIEVIPPEKPQPPPPPVPRYLAFIYPIGVCCKSCCEGCGGGSCHHGYGIPHQPPSYDGYVRLVPSYGPNLEDALLMKE; from the exons ATGAAGCTAAAGGTTGTTAATCTCTGGTGTAAACGCTACTACAAGAAGAACAAGAAACTGCTCTATAAATTTCCTCGT ACTTTCATTGAGAAGGAAGACGCTGTGATAATCATAGTATGCTGCTACCTTGAGAAGATCAGAACGAAGCTTATCTGCAAAGGTGGTAATACCATCAAGAGTATCGAGGTTATACCACCCGAGAAGCCACAGCCACCGCCACCTCCAGTACCAAGGTATTTAGCATTCATCTATCCAATTGGAGTGTGTTGTAAGTCATGCTGTGAGGGATGTGGTGGTGGCTCCTGCCACCATGGATATGGGATTCCGCACCAACCACCATCTTATGATGGATATGTAAGGTTAGTGCCATCATATGGTCCCAACCTGGAAGATGCCCTTTTGATGAAGGAATGA
- the LOC100250652 gene encoding protein PYRICULARIA ORYZAE RESISTANCE 21 isoform X2 — translation MPEVTTMRLRVDLECDRCYKKIKKLLCKFPEIRDQAFFEKENTVMIKVVCCSPHKIRDKLICKGGKTIKSIEIIVPEKPKPPPEKPKPPPEKPKEPEKPKPPPEKPKPPPEIKAPPEKPKPADPPKHVEKLPAPPPVAGYPQFYPVAVCCKPCFDLGHGGPCHHSYGIPHQRPSSYDGYVKLVPSYDESYGGWSSGCRCNRSYGCRCEYFTEENPACTIM, via the exons ATGCCAGAG GTTACGACTATGAGGCTGAGGGTTGATCTTGAGTGTGACCGCTGTTACAAGAAGATCAAGAAACTGCTCTGCAAATTTCCTG AAATACGAGACCAGGCTTTCTTTGAGAAGGAAAACACAGTGATGATCAAAGTAGTATGCTGCAGCCCTCATAAGATCAGAGACAAGCTTATCTGCAAAGGCGGCAAAACCATCAAGAGTATTGAGATTATAGTACCGGAGAAGCCTAAGCCCCCACCGGAGAAGCCAAAACCCCCGCCGGAGAAGCCAAAAGAGC CTGAGAAGCCAAAACCCCCGCCAGAGAAGCCAAAACCCCCGCCAGAGATTAAAGCGCCGCCGGAGAAGCCCAAGCCTGCGGATCCGCCAAAACATGTGGAAAAGCTACCAGCTCCGCCTCCAGTAGCAGGTTACCCACAATTCTATCCAGTTGCAGTGTGCTGTAAGCCATGTTTTGATCTGGGGCATGGTGGCCCATGCCACCATAGCTATGGTATTCCACACCAACGACCATCATCCTATGATGGATATGTGAAGCTAGTGCCATCCTATGATGAGTCTTATGGCGGCTGGTCTTCTGGGTGTCGCTGCAACAGGAGCTATGGCTGCCGCTGTGAATACTTTACTGAAGAAAATCCAGCATGCACCATCATGTGA
- the LOC100250652 gene encoding early nodulin-75 isoform X3 — protein sequence MIKVVCCSPHKIRDKLICKGGKTIKSIEIIVPEKPKPPPEKPKPPPEKPKEPEKPKPPPEKPKEPEKPKPPPEKPKPPPEIKAPPEKPKPADPPKHVEKLPAPPPVAGYPQFYPVAVCCKPCFDLGHGGPCHHSYGIPHQRPSSYDGYVKLVPSYDESYGGWSSGCRCNRSYGCRCEYFTEENPACTIM from the coding sequence ATGATCAAAGTAGTATGCTGCAGCCCTCATAAGATCAGAGACAAGCTTATCTGCAAAGGCGGCAAAACCATCAAGAGTATTGAGATTATAGTACCGGAGAAGCCTAAGCCCCCACCGGAGAAGCCAAAACCCCCGCCGGAGAAGCCAAAAGAGCCTGAGAAGCCAAAACCCCCGCCGGAGAAGCCAAAAGAGCCTGAGAAGCCAAAACCCCCGCCAGAGAAGCCAAAACCCCCGCCAGAGATTAAAGCGCCGCCGGAGAAGCCCAAGCCTGCGGATCCGCCAAAACATGTGGAAAAGCTACCAGCTCCGCCTCCAGTAGCAGGTTACCCACAATTCTATCCAGTTGCAGTGTGCTGTAAGCCATGTTTTGATCTGGGGCATGGTGGCCCATGCCACCATAGCTATGGTATTCCACACCAACGACCATCATCCTATGATGGATATGTGAAGCTAGTGCCATCCTATGATGAGTCTTATGGCGGCTGGTCTTCTGGGTGTCGCTGCAACAGGAGCTATGGCTGCCGCTGTGAATACTTTACTGAAGAAAATCCAGCATGCACCATCATGTGA
- the LOC100250652 gene encoding protein PYRICULARIA ORYZAE RESISTANCE 21 isoform X1, translated as MPEVTTMRLRVDLECDRCYKKIKKLLCKFPEIRDQAFFEKENTVMIKVVCCSPHKIRDKLICKGGKTIKSIEIIVPEKPKPPPEKPKPPPEKPKEPEKPKPPPEKPKEPEKPKPPPEKPKPPPEIKAPPEKPKPADPPKHVEKLPAPPPVAGYPQFYPVAVCCKPCFDLGHGGPCHHSYGIPHQRPSSYDGYVKLVPSYDESYGGWSSGCRCNRSYGCRCEYFTEENPACTIM; from the exons ATGCCAGAG GTTACGACTATGAGGCTGAGGGTTGATCTTGAGTGTGACCGCTGTTACAAGAAGATCAAGAAACTGCTCTGCAAATTTCCTG AAATACGAGACCAGGCTTTCTTTGAGAAGGAAAACACAGTGATGATCAAAGTAGTATGCTGCAGCCCTCATAAGATCAGAGACAAGCTTATCTGCAAAGGCGGCAAAACCATCAAGAGTATTGAGATTATAGTACCGGAGAAGCCTAAGCCCCCACCGGAGAAGCCAAAACCCCCGCCGGAGAAGCCAAAAGAGCCTGAGAAGCCAAAACCCCCGCCGGAGAAGCCAAAAGAGCCTGAGAAGCCAAAACCCCCGCCAGAGAAGCCAAAACCCCCGCCAGAGATTAAAGCGCCGCCGGAGAAGCCCAAGCCTGCGGATCCGCCAAAACATGTGGAAAAGCTACCAGCTCCGCCTCCAGTAGCAGGTTACCCACAATTCTATCCAGTTGCAGTGTGCTGTAAGCCATGTTTTGATCTGGGGCATGGTGGCCCATGCCACCATAGCTATGGTATTCCACACCAACGACCATCATCCTATGATGGATATGTGAAGCTAGTGCCATCCTATGATGAGTCTTATGGCGGCTGGTCTTCTGGGTGTCGCTGCAACAGGAGCTATGGCTGCCGCTGTGAATACTTTACTGAAGAAAATCCAGCATGCACCATCATGTGA